The Neodiprion fabricii isolate iyNeoFabr1 chromosome 4, iyNeoFabr1.1, whole genome shotgun sequence genome window below encodes:
- the LOC124180172 gene encoding apoptosis regulatory protein Siva-like isoform X2: protein MPKRMCEFDDDLAPQSKIHVGQREVDNGVEKETHMKKVYGARELSQKMNKSIDLDLTDPVPSVIVPAAKSTPQQNFKQMFLNNKLQLETKGECAKTVPIGICGCCRVIDDYGSHNCYYCEKVLCSSCLAKCVKCLESFCQNCSIIAYDTREYNICLNCYQ, encoded by the exons atgCCAAAACGGATGTGTGAATTCGACGACGATTTAGCGCCACAGTCTAAAATTCACGTAGGGCAAAGAGAAGTCGATAACGGAGTGGAAAAAGAAACTCATATGAAAAAAGTCTATG GAGCCAGGGAATTATCgcagaaaatgaataaatctatTGACTTGGACCTGACAGATCCTGTTCCGTCAGTGATTGTGCCAGCAGCTAAGTCAACTCCGCAGCAAAACTTTAAACAGATGTTTCTCAACAACAAATTACAGCTCGAGACTAAGGGTGAATGTGCAAAG ACTGTGCCAATCGGCATCTGCGGCTGTTGCCGAGTCATCGATGATTATGGATCGCACAACTGTTACTACTGCGAGAAGGTCTTGTGCTCCTCCTGTCTAGCCAAATGCGTCAAATGCTTGGAAAGCTTTTGTCAGAATTGCTCAATAATTGC ATATGACACCCGAGAGTACAACATCTGCTTGAACTGCTATCAATGA
- the LOC124180172 gene encoding apoptosis regulatory protein Siva-like isoform X3: MPKRMCEFDDDLAPQSKIHVGQREVDNGVEKETHMKKVYDRTLDLLMTGARELSQKMNKSIDLDLTDPVPSVIVPAAKSTPQQNFKQMFLNNKLQLETKGECAKTVPIGICGCCRVIDDYGSHNCYYCEKI, encoded by the exons atgCCAAAACGGATGTGTGAATTCGACGACGATTTAGCGCCACAGTCTAAAATTCACGTAGGGCAAAGAGAAGTCGATAACGGAGTGGAAAAAGAAACTCATATGAAAAAAGTCTATG ACCGAACTTTGGATTTGTTAATGACAGGAGCCAGGGAATTATCgcagaaaatgaataaatctatTGACTTGGACCTGACAGATCCTGTTCCGTCAGTGATTGTGCCAGCAGCTAAGTCAACTCCGCAGCAAAACTTTAAACAGATGTTTCTCAACAACAAATTACAGCTCGAGACTAAGGGTGAATGTGCAAAG ACTGTGCCAATCGGCATCTGCGGCTGTTGCCGAGTCATCGATGATTATGGATCGCACAACTGTTACTACTGCGAGAAG ATATGA
- the LOC124180172 gene encoding apoptosis regulatory protein Siva-like isoform X1 — MPKRMCEFDDDLAPQSKIHVGQREVDNGVEKETHMKKVYDRTLDLLMTGARELSQKMNKSIDLDLTDPVPSVIVPAAKSTPQQNFKQMFLNNKLQLETKGECAKTVPIGICGCCRVIDDYGSHNCYYCEKVLCSSCLAKCVKCLESFCQNCSIIAYDTREYNICLNCYQ; from the exons atgCCAAAACGGATGTGTGAATTCGACGACGATTTAGCGCCACAGTCTAAAATTCACGTAGGGCAAAGAGAAGTCGATAACGGAGTGGAAAAAGAAACTCATATGAAAAAAGTCTATG ACCGAACTTTGGATTTGTTAATGACAGGAGCCAGGGAATTATCgcagaaaatgaataaatctatTGACTTGGACCTGACAGATCCTGTTCCGTCAGTGATTGTGCCAGCAGCTAAGTCAACTCCGCAGCAAAACTTTAAACAGATGTTTCTCAACAACAAATTACAGCTCGAGACTAAGGGTGAATGTGCAAAG ACTGTGCCAATCGGCATCTGCGGCTGTTGCCGAGTCATCGATGATTATGGATCGCACAACTGTTACTACTGCGAGAAGGTCTTGTGCTCCTCCTGTCTAGCCAAATGCGTCAAATGCTTGGAAAGCTTTTGTCAGAATTGCTCAATAATTGC ATATGACACCCGAGAGTACAACATCTGCTTGAACTGCTATCAATGA
- the LOC124179408 gene encoding putative uncharacterized protein DDB_G0282133, producing MTLVTIEQSPVPVTQVTPNLPSNTSPVNEKYKIAAAPCKYFITINSDSDETLSNIESVPNSPGKENSQTSVRSYSSSTNNHQKDKYPRSKSPKRDKSPMACEIYRCMNIENTEGDQSNELATGSINKRQRIDIGSTLICNDKKTEPRPQYYMEDSLAQDPFVLAEVIKKNIGGIRHNIIPESPQEVPWLRHYERPRAIHLGSAKNTSQFEDKGKENLRQNQSLSCAQKKNYETIKKPTNVITAGDTAQPDSYAAGHLLRGRHEKQPKPVTRTLGKRGRPRKRNCQMSGPSSKTKKKTQDTTSNTPFNSEQISATSDGEPGVNNSTNRPSGNGLTLNGHALSIWELQTLFFKFLQHGHFRVDPEQPLIVTFNNDENKNFAARMQCYDPKGYHTQPCNTDVTNNPESQENPYSHRHFSTNNDVSRHHSKNNGWPNDRNRWNCNSELPTYTNPISNYMQSQRSSPSYYHQNLYNSANLMGDNLNSDHGYVNSNNLMNNALNLLPTTSNINTNINFNQNNQRQYENPVNSQEMDLSTINKNAMLNNSTNSVPSMSVNNLSSDWRSDNTNGVVSNTDSMNFLSEVSQTLEDSTSLNNFMHSQNSPNSVSDSWTNRTNDMLNINRYSTFPPWQGSFPMYSSYLNNAEPYYKNMFNPCNTLMALDLPNYPYQYTMENNLTEWMQNITPGDTGNSAFNAPSCQYSRMNYGFSEVNPMNQRINLSLSSEATVNTVVSETRFTDLDETNSGMEHRNSSKHNGMELKNNSYQKVESSVNNEMQKSARGYSEPICVPYSMGYKNDIQSRDIYDIDAANVVDHDIDILGEQNLPPIQDYVSRALDNCEGYFNQAYRASDSSNSRTLTDRWNNTETELTKLRQELADFTKQYSENQTRSASSILHDDVYNYMIMQNLKTTQYDSTKTTTNNSFNY from the exons ATGACCCTAGTTACAATAGAACAAAGTCCTGTACCGGTAACACAAGTAACACCAAATTTACCCAGTAACACTTCTCCAGTTAATGAAAAGTATAAGATTGCAGCAGCTCCCTGTAAGTACTTCATTACAATAAATAGTGACTCGGATGAAACTTTGAGTAATATTGAATCAGTTCCCAATAGTCCAGGGAAAGAAAATTCGCAAACTTCAGTTAGAAGCTATTCCAGTTCAACTAATAACCATCAAAAGGATAAGTATCCTCGAAGCAAATCACCCAAAAGAGATAAGAGCCCAATGGCTTGTGAAATTTATAGATGcatgaatattgaaaacacAGAGGGTGATCAAAGTAATGAATTGGCAACTGGCAGCATTAATAAACGCCAGAGAATAGACATTGGTAGTACCTTAATTTGTAATGACAAGAAAACAGAACCTCGACCTCAATATTATATGGAAGACTCCTTAGCTCAAGACCCTTTTGTACTAGCTGaagtcattaaaaaaaatataggaGGTATTAGACATAACATAATTCCTGAGAGTCCACAAGAAGTGCCATGGCTCAGACATTATGAAAGACCACGTGCCATTCATCTAGGCTCAGCCAAGAATACTAGCCAGTTTGAAGAtaaaggaaaggaaaatttACGACAAAACCAAAGCTTATCCTGCGcacagaagaaaaattatgagaCAATTAAGAAGCCTACTAATGTTATAACCGCGGGTGATACAGCTCAACCCGATTCTTATGCTGCAGGACACTTGTTGAGAGGTCGACATGAAAAACAACCAAAACCAGTTACCCGGACACTTGGTAAACGGGGGAGGCCACGAAAGCGGAATTGTCAAATGTCTGGTCCATcttcaaaaacaaagaaaaaaacgcaGGATACAACTTCTAATACACCATTCAATTCGGAACAAATATCAGCAACTAGTGATGGTGAACCAGGAGTGAACAACAGTACAAATAGGCCATCTGGCAATGGATTAACACTAAATGGTCATGCTTTGAGTATATGGGAATTGCAGActctattttttaaattcttgcaACACGGGCATTTTAGAGTTGATCCTGAGCAACCACTGATCGTTACGTtcaataatgatgaaaataaaaattttgctgcAAGAATGCAATGTTACGATCCCAAGGGGTATCACACGCAACCTTGTAACACAGATGTGACGAATAATCCTGAAAGCCAAGAAAATCCATATTCACACCGACACTTTTCAACTAACAATGATGTTAGCAGACATCATTCGAAGAATAATGGATGGCCAAATGACAGAAATCGTTGGAATTGTAATAGCGAACTCCCTACTTATACGAATCCAATATCGAATTACATGCAATCTCAACGCTCTTCACCTTCATATTACCACCAAAACTTGTACAACAGTGCAAACCTAATGGGAGACAACCTTAATAGTGACCATGGATACGTGAATTCAAATAACTTGATGAACAATGCTTTGAATCTCCTACCAACTACCAGTAACATTAATACTAACATCAATTTTAATCAGAATAATCAACGTCAATATGAGAACCCAGTAAATAGCCAAGAGATGGATTTGtcaacgataaataaaaatgcaatgtTGAACAACTCCACAAACTCGGTGCCTAGTATGTCTGTAAATAATCTGAGTTCCGACTGGAGATCCGACAACACCAATGGAGTTGTATCGAATACGGACTCGATGAACTTTTTGAGTGAGGTGAGCCAGACATTAGAAGATAGCACAAGCCTGAACAATTTTATGCACAGTCAAAATTCACCGAACAGTGTATCAGATTCTTGGACGAATAGGACGAATGATATGCTCAACATTAATAGATATTCAACATTTCCCCCATGGCAAGGATCATTTCCAATGTACAGCTCGTACTTGAATAACGCTGAACCTTATTATAAGAATATGTTCAACCCATGCAACACTCTAATGGCACTTGATCTCCCAAATTACCCTTACCAATATACTATGGAGAATAATTTAACTGAATGGATGCAAAACATTACTCCAGGTGATACTGGCAATTCTGCATTCAATGCTCCAAGTTGTCAATATTCTCGTATGAACTATGGATTCTCGGAAGTAAATCCGATGAATCAAAGAATAAACCTATCACTGTCAAGTGAAGCCACAGTTAACACCGTGGTTTCTGAAACGAGGTTCACAGATCTTGATGAGACAAATTCAGGAATGGAACATAGAAATTCATCGAAGCATAATGGTATGGAATTGAAGAATAACAGTTATCAAAAAGTTGAGTCAAGTGTTAATAACGAGATGCAAAAAAGTGCCAGAGGTTATAGCGAGCCCATATGTGTGCCGTATTCAATGGGATATAAAAATGACATACAAAGTCGTGATATTTATGATATTGATGCAGCAAATGTTGTTGACCATGATATTGATATCTTGGGAGAACAAAATCTACCTCCAATTCAGGATTATGTTAGCCGGGCGCTAGATAATTGTGAAGGCTACTTTAATCAGGCTTACAGAGCCAGCGATTCTTCAAACTCCAGGACTCTCACTGACCGATGGAATAATACAGAAACAGAATTGACCAAGTTACGACAGGAGCTGGCTGATTTTACCAAGCAATATTCCGAAAATCAGACAAGATCTGCATCATCAATTCTACATGATGACG tTTACAACTACATGATAATGCAAAACCTCAAAACGACTCAATACGACTCAACCAAAACAACTACAAACAATAGTTTTAACTATTAg